A genomic region of Glycine max cultivar Williams 82 chromosome 15, Glycine_max_v4.0, whole genome shotgun sequence contains the following coding sequences:
- the LOC100798571 gene encoding hydroxyproline O-galactosyltransferase GALT2, whose product MKRLKTEPPSSRRFRLSHFLFGVGVLYLVFISCNFSQFMKVVSSLSGDETYNGIGSDKVATIGDAEDADLSKPFVSSVYKDAFHWRLVDGRDQDAPLRPKEEPMKEEDHGPESMKQISDGYGRITGEILRQRNRTGDLSVLERMADEAWTLGLKAWKELEQAGEKEVGESSIIEGRTESCPSWISMSRADLLKGDGLMFIPCGLAAGSSITVVGTPHYAHKEYAPMLARSRKGDGLALVSVSQFVVELQGLKSVEGEDPPKILHLNPRLRGDWSKRPVIEHNTCYRMHWGTAQRCDGLPSENAEEMLVDGYRRCEKWMRNDIVDSKESKTTSWFKRFIGRKQKPEVTWPFPFAEGRMFVLTLRAGVDGYHINVGGRHMTSFPYRTGFTLEDATGLVVKGDLDVHSVFATSLPTSHPSFSPQRVLEMSETWKASALPKHAVKLFIGVLSASNHFAERMAVRKTWMQAAAVKSSDVVVRFFVALNPRKEVNVVLRKEAAYFGDIVILPFMDRYELVVLKTMAICEFGIQNVTAAYVLKCDDDTFIRVDTVLKEIEAVPEQKPLYMGNLNLLHRPLRNGKWAVTFEEWPESVYPPYANGPAYIISRDIVTFIISQHKERRLRLFKMEDVSMGMWVERFNNTVAAVQYSHNWKFCQYGCMEGYFTAHYQSPRQMVCLWDKLTRGRARCCNFR is encoded by the exons atgaAGAGATTGAAAACTGAACCTCCCAGTTCGAGGAGGTTTAGGTTGTctcattttttgtttggtgttggGGTGTTATACTTGGTTTTTATATCGTGTAACTTTTCACAGTTTATGAAAGTTGTGTCATCGTTAAGTGGGGATGAGACTTACAATGGAATTGGATCGGATAAGGTAGCAACTATTGGGGATGCTGAAGATGCAGATTTGAGCAAACCCTTTGTTAGTTCTGTTTATAAAGATGCATTTCATTGGAGGTTAGTGGATGGTAGGGACCAGGATGCTCCCTTGAGGCCAAAGGAGGAACCAATGAAGGAGGAAGATCATGGCCCTGAATCTATGAAGCAGATTTCGGATGGATATGGTAGGATTACCGGGGAAATCTTGCGGCAACGGAACCGGACTGGTGATTTGTCTGTGCTCGAGAGAATGGCAGATGAGGCTTGGACATTGGGGTTGAAGGCTTGGAAAGAATTGGAGCAGGCTGGTGAGAAGGAGGTTGGAGAAAGCTCTATAATTGAAGGAAGGACCGAGTCGTGTCCTTCTTGGATATCGATGAGCAGGGCAGATTTGTTGAAGGGGGATGGCTTGATGTTTATTCCTTGTGGTCTTGCTGCTGGTTCCTCAATCACTGTGGTGGGGACACCCCATTATGCTCACAAGGAGTATGCTCCCATGCTTGCAAGGTCAAGGAAAGGTGATGGATTGGCATTGGTTTCGGTTTCACAGTTTGTGGTTGAATTACAAGGGCTAAAGTCAGTGGAAGGGGAAGATCCTCCTAAGATTCTTCACTTGAATCCTAGGTTAAGAGGGGATTGGAGCAAACGGCCAGTTATTGAGCATAATACCTGTTATCGGATGCACTGGGGAACAGCTCAAAGATGTGATGGTTTGCCATCTGAGAATGCTGAAGAAATGCTTG TTGATGGGTATAGGCGATGTGAAAAATGGATGCGGAATGACATTGTAGACTCAAAAGAATCCAAGACAACATCATGGTTCAAGCGGTTTATAGGACGTAAGCAGAAGCCAGAAGTGACCTGGCCATTTCCTTTTGCAGAGGGTAGAATGTTTGTCCTTACTTTACGTGCTGGTGTTGATGGATACCATATTAATGTTGGGGGGCGCCATATGACTTCATTTCCATATCGAACA GGCTTTACACTTGAAGATGCTACAGGATTGGTAGTCAAAGGGGACCTTGATGTTCATTCAGTTTTTGCTACTTCTCTCCCTACTTCACATCCAAGTTTCTCTCCTCAAAGAGTACTGGAAATGTCGGAGACCTGGAAAGCCAGTGCTCTACCTAAACATGCTGTTAAACTTTTTATTGGAGTTCTTTCTGCCTCAAATCACTTTGCAGAACGTATGGCAGTTCGTAAAACATGGATGCAAGCAGCTGCAGTCAAGTCTTCAGATGTGGTAGTACGATTCTTTGTTGCATTG AATCCAAGGAAGGAAGTAAATGTGGTGCTGAGGAAGGAAGCTGCTTACTTTGGTGACATTGTCATTTTGCCCTTTATGGACCGCTATGAGCTTGTTGTGCTTAAAACCATGGCTATCTGTGAGTTTGGG ATTCAAAATGTGACTGCTGCATATGTCTTGAAATGTGATGATGACACTTTTATCAGGGTTGATACCGtcttaaaagaaattgaagCTGTACCCGAGCAAAAGCCCCTTTATATGGGCAATCTCAATCTCTTGCATCGGCCTCTAAGAAACGGAAAATGGGCAGTTACTTTTGAG GAGTGGCCTGAATCAGTATATCCTCCTTACGCAAATGGCCCTGCATACATAATTTCCAGAGACATTGTTACTTTCATCATATCTCAACACAAGGAGAGGAGACTGCGG CTCTTTAAAATGGAGGATGTAAGCATGGGAATGTGGGTTGAGAGATTTAACAACACGGTGGCCGCCGTTCAGTACTCTCACAACTGGAAGTTTTGTCAGTATGGATGCATGGAGGGCTACTTCACTGCACATTATCAATCACCAAGGCAAATGGTCTGTCTATGGGACAAGTTGACAAGAGGTCGTGCAAGATGTTGCAACTTCAGATGA
- the LOC100798042 gene encoding ubiquitin-like protein, which produces MIEVVLNDRLGKKVRVKCNDDDTIGDLKKLVAAQTGTRADKIRIQKWYTIYKDHITLKDYEIHDGMGLELYYN; this is translated from the coding sequence ATGATCGAGGTGGTGTTGAACGATCGATTGGGGAAGAAGGTGCGCGTGAAGTGCAACGACGATGACACCATCGGCGACCTGAAGAAGCTGGTGGCGGCTCAGACGGGCACAAGAGCCGACAAGATCCGCATCCAGAAGTGGTACACCATATACAAGGATCACATCACTCTCAAGGATTACGAGATCCACGACGGCATGGGTCTCGAACTCTACTACAACTAA